From the genome of Rathayibacter sp. VKM Ac-2804:
CGGCCCCCTCTACACCGGCGAGCTGGCGCGCTTCGGCGTGGTCATCAACGAGCCGGTGCGCCGGCAGCGGGTGACCGGCACCGATCTGCTGCCGCGCTTCGCCGCGGTCGCGCCGCTGGACGTCTTCGGGATGAAGACCGAGGGCCTCGTCGGGACGCCCGGGCTGCCCGCCGACCGCCTCGACGTGCTCGGCGACGTGAAGACCGGCGCGATGCACGCGGAGCTGGCCCGCCGCCGGGTCTACCTGCACCCGTTCCGCTGGACCTCGCTCGGCCTCGCGCTGCTCGAGGCGATGCACCTGGGGATGCCGGTCGTCGCGCTCGAGACCACCGAGGCCGGCCGCGCCGTGCCGCCCGAGGCGGGCGCCATCTCGAACGACCTGGACGCACTGGCCGCCGCCGCCCGCGCGCTGATCGAGGACCCGGAGCGCGCTGCCGTCGCCGGAGCGGTCGCCCGCGAGGCCGTGCTCGCCCGCTACAGCCTCGGCCGCTTCCAGCGCGACTGGGACGAGCTGCTCGGCGACCTCACCCGCAGCCGGCCCGCCCGGCGCGACCTGTCCACCGCCGGAACCGCCGGAACCCGCGAAGGGAGCTCCCTGTGACCTCGACCCGTTCCCTCTCGATCGCGATGGTCTCCGAGCACGCCAGCCCGCTGGCGACGCTCGGCGGCGTCGACGCCGGCGGCCAGAACGTGCACGTCGCCGCGCTCGCCGACGCGCTCGCGCGCCGCGGCCACCGCGTCACCGTCTACACGCGGCGCGACGACGCCTCCCTCCCCCGCCGGGTGCCCTTCACCTCCGGCGTCGAGGTCGTGCACATCGACGCGGGCCCGGCCAGCAAGGTGTCCAAGGACGAGCTGCTGCCGTTCATGGGCGACTTCGCCGTCGACCTCGCGAACGACTGGCTCGATTCCCGCCCCGACCTGGTGCACAGCCACTTCTGGATGTCCGGGGTCGCCGCGCTCGACGCGTCCGAGCGGGTGGAGCGGGCGACCGGGCGCCGCGTCCCGGTCTTCCACACCTTCCACGCGCTCGGCGTGGTGAAGCGCCGCCAGCAGGGCGCGCTCGACACCAGCCCCGAGGAGCGCGCCTGGCTCGAGCCGGGTGTCGGCCAGCGCGCGGACGGCGTCGTCGCCACCTGCTCCGACGAGGCTTTCGAACTGAAGGGCCTCGGCGTGCCGACCGCGAGCATCTCGGTGGTGCCCTGCGGTGTGGACCTCGAGCGCTTCACGCCCGACGGACCCGTCGCCGAGCGCACCGGGCGGGTGCGCCTGATGAGCATCGGCCGCCTCGTGCCCCGCAAGGGCATGGGCCACGCGATCGAGGCGCTCGCCCGCCTGGTCGCCGACGGCTGCGACGCCGAGCTGGTCGTCGTCGGCGGCTCCGGCTCGGGCGACGCGCTCATCGCCGACCCGGAGTACCAGCGCCTGCACGGCGTCGCCGAGGGCCTCGGAGTCGCCGACCGCGTCGTCTTCGCCGGCCAGCTCTCGCAGACCGAGATGCCGGCGACGCTCCGCTCCGCCGACATCGTGATCTGCGCGCCCTGGTACGAGCCGTTCGGCATCACCCCGCTGGAGGCGATGGCCTGCGGCGTGCCGGTGGTCGCCTCCTCCGTCGGCGGGCTGATCGACACGGTCGTCGAGGACGTCACCGGCGTGCACGTGCCGCCGCGCGACCCCGAGGCCCTCGCCGCGGCCCTCGCCGCGCTGATCGCCGACCCCGAGCGCGCCCGCGCCTACGGAGCCGCCGGCCG
Proteins encoded in this window:
- a CDS encoding glycosyltransferase, producing MRILLWHVHGGWADAFVRGSHEYLLPTTPARDGWGLGTGGRDWPRTIEIAPEELRDADVDVVLLQRPEELAEAERLLGRRLGRDVPAVYVEHNTPRGDVPDNRHPLADRDDLLLVHVTHFNALMWDTGSTRTTVIEHGINDPGPLYTGELARFGVVINEPVRRQRVTGTDLLPRFAAVAPLDVFGMKTEGLVGTPGLPADRLDVLGDVKTGAMHAELARRRVYLHPFRWTSLGLALLEAMHLGMPVVALETTEAGRAVPPEAGAISNDLDALAAAARALIEDPERAAVAGAVAREAVLARYSLGRFQRDWDELLGDLTRSRPARRDLSTAGTAGTREGSSL
- a CDS encoding glycosyltransferase, which gives rise to MVSEHASPLATLGGVDAGGQNVHVAALADALARRGHRVTVYTRRDDASLPRRVPFTSGVEVVHIDAGPASKVSKDELLPFMGDFAVDLANDWLDSRPDLVHSHFWMSGVAALDASERVERATGRRVPVFHTFHALGVVKRRQQGALDTSPEERAWLEPGVGQRADGVVATCSDEAFELKGLGVPTASISVVPCGVDLERFTPDGPVAERTGRVRLMSIGRLVPRKGMGHAIEALARLVADGCDAELVVVGGSGSGDALIADPEYQRLHGVAEGLGVADRVVFAGQLSQTEMPATLRSADIVICAPWYEPFGITPLEAMACGVPVVASSVGGLIDTVVEDVTGVHVPPRDPEALAAALAALIADPERARAYGAAGRARVESRYSWDRVAADTERAYLTTLAGLGDGGAAMSGTARTSLSSTPRKAAPRR